In Altererythrobacter rubellus, the following are encoded in one genomic region:
- a CDS encoding TetR/AcrR family transcriptional regulator, translating to MNFVAFPTKGERKRPRIVANAAELLWERSFNGVSVDEIGSAAGINKATVYRYFADKGELALASARDHGIRTLEEMFEHSFRQH from the coding sequence ATGAACTTCGTAGCTTTTCCTACCAAAGGCGAACGCAAAAGGCCGCGCATTGTCGCTAACGCGGCTGAGCTGCTCTGGGAACGTAGCTTTAACGGTGTATCAGTTGACGAAATCGGCAGCGCAGCCGGGATTAACAAAGCAACAGTGTATCGATACTTTGCTGACAAGGGCGAACTTGCTTTGGCATCCGCGCGCGACCATGGCATCCGCACGCTTGAGGAAATGTTCGAACACAGCTTCAGGCAGCATTGA
- a CDS encoding tetratricopeptide repeat protein encodes MSLNLEEQKAVDRFKTNVVEPSMTKLVIVDFWAEWCGPCKQLTPVLEKVAAEYADKGVVLVKVNVDEEKFIASQFQVKSIPTVYAMFQGQPVADMTPARTEGQIKQMLDQILAQVAVQAGADGEQPQQDVSQFIDMAEQVLADGDATRAVTIFAQVVEMAPDSVNAHAGLIRALISAGEAQQAQQIFDALMPEIQNDPGLTPAKNALELSASQVDDSELAALRDAASSNPDDMDAGFAFAEAAFAAGQRDEAADTLLSLIAKDIEWNEGAAKAKLLQIFEVVGLEDPWVVANRRKLSHILFG; translated from the coding sequence ATGAGCCTCAATCTTGAAGAACAGAAAGCTGTCGACCGCTTCAAGACCAATGTCGTCGAACCGTCGATGACCAAGTTGGTGATCGTCGATTTCTGGGCCGAATGGTGCGGGCCATGTAAGCAGCTGACCCCGGTGCTGGAGAAAGTTGCAGCAGAATACGCGGACAAGGGCGTTGTGCTAGTCAAGGTTAACGTCGATGAAGAGAAATTCATCGCATCACAGTTCCAGGTCAAATCGATCCCCACGGTTTACGCCATGTTCCAGGGACAACCGGTGGCCGATATGACGCCGGCACGCACCGAAGGCCAGATCAAGCAGATGCTCGACCAGATTCTGGCACAGGTTGCGGTGCAAGCCGGCGCTGATGGTGAACAGCCACAACAGGATGTCAGCCAATTCATAGATATGGCAGAGCAAGTGCTTGCCGACGGCGATGCTACGCGGGCTGTGACCATCTTTGCGCAAGTGGTCGAAATGGCACCCGACAGCGTCAACGCCCACGCCGGTTTAATTCGTGCATTGATTTCTGCAGGTGAAGCGCAACAGGCGCAGCAGATCTTTGATGCACTGATGCCAGAGATTCAGAATGATCCCGGCCTCACGCCGGCCAAAAATGCGCTGGAACTGTCCGCAAGCCAGGTCGATGACAGCGAGCTGGCTGCACTGCGCGATGCTGCCAGCTCTAACCCCGATGACATGGATGCTGGATTTGCATTCGCCGAAGCTGCTTTCGCTGCCGGCCAGCGTGACGAAGCCGCAGACACGTTGCTTTCCTTGATCGCCAAGGACATCGAATGGAATGAAGGCGCCGCCAAGGCGAAGCTGCTGCAGATATTCGAGGTGGTTGGCCTGGAAGATCCGTGGGTTGTCGCCAATCGCCGCAAGCTTTCACACATCCTGTTCGGCTGA
- a CDS encoding LON peptidase substrate-binding domain-containing protein: protein MRLSVFPLPGVILFPGLQLPLHIFEPRYRALVGDALVRNRQIAIIQPKKPVDGAPLYEIGCVGRIGDIEAIDDGRYNLVLEGQARFRVIRELDVTTAFRQVEAELIEEDEDAILSAVERAGFEREARRFADNQGYSVDWSSIERLDNESLINGVSQIAPFDPASKQALLEAPDIPARCELLIQLMYFFGRRDGDDDRVTLQ from the coding sequence GTGCGGCTTTCTGTATTTCCCTTACCGGGCGTGATCCTTTTTCCGGGATTGCAATTGCCGCTGCATATATTCGAGCCGCGATATCGCGCGCTGGTGGGTGACGCGCTCGTTCGCAACCGTCAGATTGCCATTATCCAGCCGAAGAAGCCGGTGGATGGCGCACCGCTGTACGAGATCGGTTGCGTAGGCCGCATCGGCGACATCGAGGCCATAGACGACGGGCGATATAATCTCGTGCTAGAAGGGCAAGCGCGCTTCCGCGTCATTCGCGAGCTTGATGTTACAACCGCTTTCCGACAGGTCGAAGCCGAACTGATCGAAGAAGACGAAGACGCTATACTTTCTGCCGTCGAGCGAGCCGGTTTTGAACGCGAGGCACGACGCTTTGCCGATAATCAGGGGTACAGTGTAGACTGGAGCTCTATCGAGCGGCTCGACAATGAATCGTTGATCAATGGCGTGTCGCAGATCGCGCCATTTGATCCAGCGTCAAAGCAGGCGCTGCTCGAAGCGCCGGATATACCCGCAAGGTGCGAACTGCTGATCCAGCTCATGTACTTCTTCGGCCGCCGCGATGGTGACGATGACCGGGTTACATTGCAATAA